One Arthrobacter sp. FW306-07-I genomic window carries:
- a CDS encoding MFS transporter, producing MNAAARKIQTVYLTLTLGNTLAASFIWGINTLFLLDAGLSNLEAFAANAFFTAGMVLFEVPTGVVADSWGRRTSFLLGTVTLAGSTYLYYLLWQLSAPFWWWAAVSALLGLGFTFFSGAVEAWLVDALHFSGYDGGLETVLGHGQIVSGIAMLAGSVAGGVIAQATNLGVPFLLRVVVLVAMFVVAFLLMHDVGFTPERSAHPLQATRAVLKASVDGGLRNPPVRFMMLAAPFTEGVGFYVFYALQPYLLQLFGDPKAYAIAGLAAAIVAGADIVGGWLAPLVRKLVRRRTTVLIASTVASSVVLVVLLATKVFWLALVLLALWAVVASAGTPVRQAYLNDMIASKQRATVLSFASLMGSSGGVVVQPVLGRAADLYGYPASLALGGAVQLLAAPFMLLSRRRRAPADFAAGLAAAP from the coding sequence GTGAATGCTGCAGCTCGTAAGATCCAGACCGTCTACCTGACGCTGACGTTGGGGAACACCCTTGCGGCCTCGTTCATTTGGGGAATCAATACGTTGTTCCTGCTCGATGCCGGGCTGAGCAACCTGGAGGCGTTCGCCGCGAATGCATTCTTCACGGCCGGGATGGTCCTGTTTGAGGTGCCCACAGGGGTGGTGGCGGACAGCTGGGGGCGCCGCACCTCCTTCCTGCTGGGCACGGTGACCCTGGCCGGGTCCACCTACCTCTACTACCTGCTGTGGCAGTTGTCCGCGCCGTTCTGGTGGTGGGCCGCCGTGTCGGCCCTCCTTGGCCTTGGGTTCACGTTCTTCTCCGGGGCAGTGGAAGCCTGGCTGGTGGACGCGCTGCACTTTTCCGGCTACGACGGCGGCCTGGAAACCGTCCTGGGCCACGGCCAGATCGTTTCCGGCATCGCCATGCTGGCAGGGTCAGTAGCTGGCGGGGTCATTGCCCAGGCCACCAACCTGGGCGTGCCGTTCCTGCTGCGCGTCGTCGTCCTGGTGGCAATGTTCGTGGTGGCTTTCCTGCTGATGCACGACGTCGGCTTCACACCAGAGCGCTCGGCCCACCCCCTGCAGGCCACACGCGCAGTCCTGAAGGCGTCCGTGGACGGCGGGCTGAGGAATCCGCCGGTGCGGTTCATGATGCTCGCTGCCCCGTTCACCGAAGGCGTTGGGTTCTACGTCTTCTATGCCCTCCAGCCCTACCTGTTGCAGCTTTTTGGCGATCCCAAGGCTTATGCCATCGCAGGCCTGGCAGCGGCCATCGTGGCGGGAGCAGACATCGTCGGCGGCTGGCTGGCGCCCCTGGTCCGGAAACTGGTCCGCCGCCGCACCACCGTGCTGATCGCTTCCACGGTCGCCAGTTCGGTGGTCCTGGTGGTGCTCCTGGCCACGAAGGTCTTCTGGCTGGCGCTGGTGCTCCTGGCCCTGTGGGCCGTGGTGGCCTCCGCAGGCACCCCGGTGCGCCAGGCCTACCTCAACGACATGATCGCCTCGAAGCAGCGGGCCACGGTCCTTAGCTTCGCCTCGCTTATGGGCTCCAGTGGGGGAGTGGTGGTGCAACCCGTGCTCGGCCGGGCCGCCGACCTCTATGGCTACCCTGCATCGCTGGCATTGGGCGGCGCGGTGCAGTTGCTGGCGGCACCCTTCATGCTGCTGAGCCGGCGCCGGCGCGCGCCGGCCGACTTCGCCGCGGGCCTGGCCGCCGCACCCTGA
- the mmsB gene encoding multiple monosaccharide ABC transporter permease encodes MSALRESLGFLTSQLRQVGIFVALILIVLLFQGLTGGILLEPQNVTNLVVQNSYILILAIGMVMVIIAGHIDLSVGSVAGFIGAVAGVMIVHWGWPWWAAIPACLLVGALVGAWQGYWIAYVGIPAFIVTLAGMLIFRGLTLITLKNQQITPFPAELRALGGGFLPDLTGGTSVLEWLTVILGVGATAALLIQALKERRIRRKFDLESEPLVWFVIKTAFTALLMLIITFLLASYRGTPIVLVVLAALVIAYTALMNNSVFGRHTYAIGGNLHAAELSGIKTKAVTFRLFVNMGVLAALAGLVFTARLNSAQPAGGTGFELDSIAAAFIGGAAVTGGIGTVAGAMIGGLIMGVLNNGMSILGLGTDYQQLIKGLVLLVAVGFDIFNKNRSGGGGDIGKRFKLKTSPPPAQEKPAPASEAVEAGVK; translated from the coding sequence ATGTCCGCCCTCAGAGAATCGCTCGGATTCCTCACAAGCCAACTGCGCCAGGTGGGCATCTTCGTTGCCCTGATCCTGATTGTCCTGCTGTTTCAGGGACTGACCGGCGGGATCCTGCTGGAACCACAAAACGTCACCAACCTGGTGGTCCAGAACAGCTACATCCTGATCCTGGCCATCGGCATGGTCATGGTGATCATCGCCGGGCACATCGACCTTTCCGTCGGCTCGGTGGCCGGGTTCATCGGCGCCGTGGCCGGCGTCATGATCGTGCACTGGGGCTGGCCATGGTGGGCCGCCATCCCCGCCTGCCTGCTGGTCGGCGCCCTGGTGGGCGCCTGGCAGGGCTACTGGATCGCCTACGTGGGGATTCCAGCTTTCATCGTCACACTGGCGGGCATGCTGATCTTCCGGGGCCTGACCCTCATCACCCTGAAGAACCAGCAGATCACCCCCTTCCCGGCCGAACTGCGGGCCCTCGGCGGCGGTTTCCTTCCCGACCTCACCGGCGGCACCTCCGTACTGGAGTGGCTCACGGTCATCCTGGGCGTCGGGGCCACGGCCGCGCTGTTGATCCAAGCGCTCAAGGAACGCCGGATCCGCCGGAAGTTCGACCTCGAAAGCGAGCCCCTGGTGTGGTTCGTCATCAAGACCGCCTTCACGGCGCTGCTCATGCTCATCATCACGTTCCTGCTGGCGTCCTACCGCGGCACCCCGATTGTCCTGGTGGTCCTGGCCGCCCTGGTGATCGCGTACACGGCCCTCATGAACAACAGTGTCTTCGGCCGGCACACGTACGCCATCGGCGGCAACCTGCATGCGGCTGAACTGTCCGGCATCAAAACCAAGGCCGTAACGTTCCGGCTCTTCGTAAACATGGGCGTGCTGGCCGCGTTGGCGGGCCTCGTCTTCACCGCCCGGCTCAACTCGGCGCAGCCGGCCGGTGGAACCGGCTTCGAACTGGATTCCATCGCCGCGGCCTTCATCGGCGGCGCCGCGGTCACCGGCGGTATCGGAACCGTCGCCGGAGCCATGATCGGCGGACTCATCATGGGCGTGCTCAACAACGGCATGTCCATCCTGGGCCTTGGCACCGACTACCAGCAGCTCATCAAGGGCCTGGTGCTCCTTGTCGCCGTGGGCTTCGACATCTTCAACAAGAACCGCAGCGGTGGCGGCGGCGACATTGGGAAACGCTTCAAGCTGAAGACCTCCCCTCCGCCCGCACAGGAGAAGCCGGCTCCGGCCAGCGAAGCAGTGGAAGCAGGCGTCAAGTAG
- the mmsA gene encoding multiple monosaccharide ABC transporter ATP-binding protein: MNTPILQMRGITKTFPGVKALQDVTLDVNRGEVHAICGENGAGKSTLMKVLSGVYPHNTFEGEILFENEPCHFSSISDSEKRGIVIIHQELALSPYLSIAENIYLGNEQATNGWVDWRKTNLEAAKLLARVGLDENPVTPVQHISVGKQQLVEIAKALSKEVKLLILDEPTAALNDEDSGHLLDLILHLKGQGVTSIIISHKLNEIRKVADAVTIIRDGKTIETLRLDEGQITQERIIRGMVGRDLESLYPDREPHIGEEVLRIEDWSVRHPQDHTRMVVNNANLYVRKGEVVGLAGLMGAGRTELAMSVFGRTYGTATSGKVYKYGEEINTATVSDAIRNGIAYATEDRKHYGLNLIEDIKRNISLAALRKLAKRGFVDKNQETVVANGYRKSMNIKAPSVAAITGKLSGGNQQKVVLSKWMFSDPDVLILDEPTRGIDVGAKYEIYTIIGKLAAEGKAVIVISSELPELLGICDRIYTLAAGHITGEVPIAEATQETLMHYMTKEKE; the protein is encoded by the coding sequence ATGAACACACCCATTCTTCAAATGCGAGGAATCACCAAGACGTTCCCCGGCGTGAAAGCGCTGCAGGACGTCACCCTGGATGTGAACCGTGGCGAGGTCCACGCCATCTGCGGGGAAAACGGAGCCGGCAAGTCAACGCTCATGAAAGTGTTGTCCGGCGTCTATCCACACAACACCTTCGAGGGGGAGATCCTCTTCGAAAACGAGCCCTGCCACTTTTCCAGCATCTCGGACAGCGAAAAGCGCGGAATCGTCATCATCCACCAGGAACTGGCCCTCAGCCCGTACCTGTCCATTGCTGAGAACATCTACCTTGGCAATGAACAAGCCACCAACGGGTGGGTGGACTGGCGCAAGACCAACCTGGAGGCAGCAAAGCTGCTGGCCCGCGTCGGCCTCGACGAAAACCCAGTCACCCCCGTGCAGCACATCAGCGTGGGCAAGCAGCAACTCGTGGAAATCGCCAAGGCGCTGTCCAAGGAAGTGAAGCTGCTCATCCTGGACGAGCCCACTGCGGCCCTCAACGACGAGGATTCCGGCCACCTGCTGGACCTGATCCTCCACCTGAAGGGCCAGGGCGTCACCAGCATCATCATCAGCCACAAGCTCAATGAGATCCGCAAGGTGGCTGACGCCGTCACCATCATCCGGGACGGCAAGACCATTGAGACGCTTCGGCTGGACGAAGGCCAGATCACGCAGGAACGGATCATCCGCGGCATGGTGGGCCGGGACCTGGAGAGCCTGTACCCGGACCGCGAGCCGCACATCGGCGAGGAAGTCCTGCGGATCGAGGACTGGTCAGTGCGCCATCCCCAGGACCACACGCGCATGGTGGTCAACAACGCCAACCTGTACGTCCGGAAGGGCGAAGTGGTAGGACTGGCCGGGCTCATGGGCGCTGGGCGCACCGAGCTTGCCATGAGCGTCTTCGGACGCACGTACGGAACCGCCACGTCAGGCAAGGTCTACAAGTACGGCGAGGAAATTAACACTGCCACGGTGTCCGACGCCATCAGGAACGGCATCGCCTATGCCACGGAAGACCGCAAGCACTACGGCCTGAACCTCATCGAGGACATCAAGCGGAACATCTCCCTGGCGGCCCTGCGCAAGCTCGCCAAACGCGGCTTCGTGGACAAGAACCAGGAAACCGTGGTGGCCAACGGCTACCGGAAGAGCATGAACATCAAGGCTCCGTCGGTGGCGGCCATTACCGGAAAGCTCTCCGGTGGCAACCAGCAGAAGGTGGTGCTGAGCAAGTGGATGTTCTCCGATCCGGACGTGCTCATCCTCGATGAACCCACACGGGGAATCGACGTTGGCGCCAAATACGAGATCTACACGATTATCGGGAAACTCGCGGCCGAAGGAAAAGCTGTCATCGTCATCTCCTCGGAACTGCCTGAACTGCTGGGCATCTGCGACCGCATCTACACGCTGGCCGCCGGCCACATCACAGGTGAAGTTCCCATTGCCGAGGCCACCCAGGAAACCCTGATGCACTACATGACCAAAGAGAAGGAATAG
- the chvE gene encoding multiple monosaccharide ABC transporter substrate-binding protein, whose product MVRIKKLMGAVALVLALTVGATGCGSRGGAATESGSAAKPGDSLVGISMPTQTSERWIADGANVEKSLKDLGYKTDLQFANDDIPTQVSQIENMLTKGAKALIIAAIDGTTLTDVLAKAKDQNVKVIAYDRLINGTPNVDYYTTFDNYTVGVQQATSLLTGLGLLDASGKKVDGKGPFNIELFAGSPDDNNANFFWSGAMDTLKPYMDAGTLKVPSGQTKFEQAAILRWQAPVAQKRMEDIITSAYSSGTKLNGVLSPYDGLSIGILSALTSTGGYAKGSLPAVTGQDAEKGSVKSIIAGEQYSTIFKDTRQLGAQAVKMVDSVLKGQEPETNDTKTYNNKVKVVPAFLLKSVIITKDNYKKELIDSGYYTDADVK is encoded by the coding sequence ATGGTGAGAATCAAAAAACTCATGGGCGCGGTGGCCCTTGTCCTCGCCCTGACGGTGGGCGCCACCGGCTGTGGCTCCCGGGGCGGAGCCGCCACCGAATCCGGCAGTGCCGCCAAGCCCGGCGATTCACTGGTTGGGATCTCGATGCCCACCCAGACCTCCGAACGGTGGATTGCCGATGGCGCCAACGTCGAGAAGTCGCTGAAGGACCTCGGCTACAAGACAGACCTTCAGTTCGCCAATGACGACATCCCCACGCAGGTGTCGCAGATCGAAAACATGCTGACCAAGGGCGCCAAGGCCCTGATCATCGCCGCGATTGACGGCACCACCCTGACCGACGTCCTGGCCAAGGCCAAGGACCAGAACGTCAAGGTCATCGCGTACGACCGCCTGATTAACGGCACCCCGAACGTGGACTACTACACCACGTTCGACAACTACACCGTGGGCGTGCAGCAGGCCACCTCACTGCTGACGGGCCTGGGCCTCCTGGACGCCAGCGGCAAGAAGGTTGACGGCAAGGGGCCGTTCAACATCGAGCTTTTCGCCGGCAGCCCCGACGACAACAACGCCAACTTCTTCTGGAGCGGCGCCATGGACACCCTGAAGCCGTACATGGACGCCGGCACCCTGAAGGTCCCCAGCGGCCAGACCAAGTTTGAGCAGGCCGCGATCCTTCGCTGGCAGGCACCGGTGGCGCAGAAGCGCATGGAGGACATCATCACCTCCGCCTACAGCTCGGGCACCAAGCTGAACGGCGTCCTCTCCCCGTACGACGGCCTGTCCATCGGCATCCTCTCTGCCCTCACCAGCACCGGCGGCTACGCCAAGGGCAGCCTGCCCGCGGTCACCGGCCAGGACGCCGAAAAGGGTTCCGTCAAGTCCATCATCGCCGGCGAGCAGTACTCCACCATCTTCAAGGACACCCGCCAGCTCGGCGCGCAGGCCGTCAAGATGGTCGACTCCGTCCTCAAGGGCCAGGAGCCGGAAACCAACGACACCAAGACCTACAACAACAAGGTCAAGGTTGTCCCGGCGTTCCTGCTGAAGTCCGTGATCATCACCAAGGACAACTACAAGAAGGAACTGATCGACTCGGGTTACTACACCGACGCCGACGTCAAGTAG
- the araB gene encoding ribulokinase: MPETLFTSSSDSRQDHYVIGVDYGTLSGRAVVVRVRDGRELGSAVHEYPHAVVTYSLPEDTAGAESGGRPARLPGEWALQVPNDYREVLRKAIPAAVADAGIDPAAVVGIATDFTACTMVPVKADGTPLNELPGFANRPHAYVKLWRHHAAQGQADRINRLAADRGEDWLPRYGGLISSEWEFAKGLQLLEEDPEAYAAMDHWVEAADWIVWQLCGRYVRNACTAGYKGIYQDGRYPSEDFLAALNPDFKDFVSSKLEHTIGRLGDAAGTLTAEAAAWTGLPEGIAVAVGNVDAHVTAPAAKAVDSGQLVAIMGTSTCHVMNGTELREVPGMCGAVDGGIVPGLWGYEAGQSGVGDIFGWFTKYGVPPEYHQAAKDAGLGIHEYLTELASRQAIGEHGLIALDWHSGNRSVLVDHELSGIVVGQTLATRPEDTYRALLEATAFGTRTIVDAFRDAGVPVKEFIVAGGLLKNKLLMQIYADATGLQLSTIGSGQGPALGSAIHAAVAAGQYADIREAAAAMGAEPGEVYTPIPENVAAYDELFQEYRTLHDYFGRGSNDVMHRLKAIQRKAARTGLPGTGNLSATAVEVSA; the protein is encoded by the coding sequence ATGCCAGAAACGTTGTTCACTTCCAGCTCCGACTCCCGCCAAGACCACTACGTCATCGGGGTGGACTACGGCACCCTTTCGGGCCGTGCCGTGGTGGTGCGGGTCCGCGACGGCAGGGAACTCGGCAGCGCCGTCCACGAGTACCCGCACGCGGTGGTCACCTATTCACTGCCCGAAGACACGGCGGGCGCCGAATCCGGCGGACGTCCCGCAAGGCTTCCCGGTGAATGGGCACTTCAGGTGCCCAACGACTACCGGGAAGTCCTGCGCAAGGCCATCCCCGCCGCAGTGGCGGACGCGGGGATCGATCCTGCCGCCGTCGTCGGCATCGCCACAGATTTCACCGCCTGCACCATGGTGCCGGTCAAGGCTGACGGCACCCCCCTGAACGAACTGCCCGGCTTCGCCAACCGGCCGCACGCCTATGTGAAGCTCTGGCGCCACCACGCAGCGCAGGGGCAGGCTGACCGGATCAACCGGCTCGCTGCCGACCGGGGCGAGGACTGGCTTCCACGCTACGGGGGACTGATCTCCTCCGAATGGGAGTTCGCCAAGGGCCTGCAACTGCTGGAAGAGGACCCGGAAGCATACGCCGCCATGGACCACTGGGTAGAGGCGGCCGACTGGATCGTCTGGCAGCTCTGCGGGCGCTACGTCCGCAACGCCTGCACCGCCGGCTACAAGGGCATCTACCAGGATGGCCGGTATCCGTCCGAGGACTTCCTGGCGGCCCTGAACCCGGACTTCAAGGACTTTGTCAGCTCCAAGCTGGAGCACACCATCGGGCGGCTGGGGGACGCTGCCGGCACGCTCACCGCGGAGGCTGCTGCCTGGACCGGACTGCCGGAGGGCATCGCCGTGGCCGTGGGAAACGTTGACGCACACGTCACGGCCCCGGCTGCCAAGGCCGTGGACTCCGGCCAGCTGGTGGCCATCATGGGCACCTCCACCTGCCATGTCATGAACGGCACCGAACTCCGGGAGGTGCCCGGCATGTGCGGGGCAGTGGACGGCGGCATCGTGCCCGGCCTGTGGGGCTATGAGGCCGGCCAGTCCGGCGTGGGGGACATCTTTGGCTGGTTCACCAAGTACGGCGTCCCGCCCGAATACCACCAGGCTGCCAAGGATGCGGGCCTGGGCATCCACGAGTACCTCACCGAACTCGCCTCGCGGCAGGCCATCGGGGAGCATGGCCTGATCGCCCTCGACTGGCACTCGGGCAACCGTTCGGTCCTGGTGGATCATGAGCTCTCCGGGATCGTGGTGGGCCAGACGCTGGCTACCAGGCCGGAAGACACGTACCGCGCGCTGCTCGAAGCCACGGCTTTCGGAACCCGCACCATCGTGGACGCCTTCCGCGATGCCGGTGTCCCGGTCAAGGAATTCATCGTGGCCGGCGGCCTGCTCAAAAACAAACTCCTGATGCAGATCTACGCGGACGCCACCGGCCTGCAGCTGTCCACCATCGGCTCCGGGCAGGGCCCGGCGCTGGGCTCGGCCATCCACGCCGCCGTCGCGGCGGGACAGTACGCGGACATCCGCGAAGCTGCCGCCGCCATGGGCGCCGAACCTGGGGAGGTCTACACCCCGATACCGGAAAACGTGGCCGCGTACGACGAACTGTTTCAGGAGTACAGAACGCTGCACGACTACTTCGGCCGCGGCAGCAATGACGTCATGCACCGGCTTAAGGCCATCCAGCGCAAGGCGGCCCGGACTGGGCTGCCGGGGACTGGCAACCTGTCGGCTACCGCTGTGGAGGTGTCCGCATGA
- a CDS encoding L-ribulose-5-phosphate 4-epimerase, which produces MTAGTGVTPAILQTIARIREEVCALHAELTRYELVVWTAGNVSARVPGTDLMVIKPSGVSYQELTPEQMIVTDLHGTPVRGTNVGGGGTVDWGNPPLSPSSDTAAHAYVYRHMPEVGGVVHTHSTYATAWAARGEAIPCVLTMMGDEFGGEIPVGPFALIGDDSIGQGIVETLKNCNSPAVLMQNHGPFTIGKDARSAVKAAVMCEEVARTVHISRQLGEPLPIKQDHIDSLYARYQNVYGQ; this is translated from the coding sequence ATGACCGCCGGTACCGGGGTAACTCCGGCGATCCTGCAAACCATCGCCCGGATCCGGGAGGAAGTCTGCGCCCTGCACGCCGAGCTCACCAGGTATGAACTGGTGGTGTGGACCGCAGGCAACGTTTCGGCCCGTGTACCGGGAACAGACCTCATGGTCATCAAGCCCTCCGGCGTCTCCTACCAGGAGCTGACCCCGGAGCAGATGATTGTGACCGACCTGCACGGCACCCCGGTTCGGGGCACCAACGTCGGTGGTGGCGGGACCGTGGATTGGGGCAACCCGCCGCTGTCGCCGTCCTCGGACACGGCCGCCCATGCCTATGTGTACCGGCACATGCCCGAGGTGGGCGGGGTGGTGCACACCCACTCCACCTACGCCACCGCCTGGGCCGCCAGGGGAGAAGCCATCCCGTGCGTGCTGACCATGATGGGTGACGAGTTCGGCGGCGAGATTCCGGTGGGACCGTTCGCGCTGATCGGCGATGACTCGATCGGCCAGGGCATCGTGGAGACGCTGAAGAACTGCAACTCGCCCGCGGTCCTGATGCAGAACCACGGCCCGTTCACCATCGGCAAGGATGCCCGGTCCGCCGTGAAGGCCGCCGTCATGTGCGAGGAAGTTGCGCGGACCGTGCATATTTCCCGGCAACTCGGTGAACCGCTGCCCATCAAGCAGGACCACATCGACTCCCTCTACGCCCGCTACCAGAACGTGTACGGCCAGTAG
- the araA gene encoding L-arabinose isomerase, whose translation MSTAANTSLDGYEVWFLTGSQHLYGEEVLKQVAAQSQEIANQLNASSAVPVRIVWKPVLTDSDAIRRTALEANSDDSVIGVTAWMHTFSPAKMWIQGLDLLRKPLLHLHTQANRDLPWADIDFDFMNLNQAAHGDREFGYIQSRLGIARKTVVGHVSNPEVARQVGSWQRAAAGWAAVRTLRLTRFGDNMRNVAVTEGDKTEAELRFGVAVNTWSVNELADAVHGAAESDVDALVAEYEDLYDVVPELRAGAARHESLRYGARIELGLRSFLEGNGSAAFTTSFEDLGALRQLPGLAVQRLMAAGYGFGAEGDWKTAILVRAAKVMGAGLPGGASLMEDYTYHLEPGSEKILGAHMLEVCPSLTAQTPRLEIHPLGIGGKEDPVRLVFDADASPGVVVALSDMRDRFRLVANAVDVVPLDQPLPNLPVARALWQPKPDFATSAAAWLTAGAAHHTVLSTQVGMDVFEDFAEIARTELLTIDEGTTIRQFKKDLNWNAAYYKLAGGI comes from the coding sequence ATGAGCACCGCAGCAAACACCTCCCTCGACGGCTACGAGGTCTGGTTCCTCACCGGCAGCCAGCACCTCTACGGCGAGGAGGTCCTCAAGCAGGTAGCTGCCCAGTCACAGGAGATTGCCAACCAGCTCAACGCATCCTCCGCGGTGCCGGTGCGGATCGTGTGGAAGCCGGTCCTCACCGATTCGGACGCCATCCGCCGCACCGCGCTGGAGGCGAACTCGGATGATTCCGTGATCGGCGTGACTGCCTGGATGCACACCTTCAGCCCCGCCAAAATGTGGATCCAGGGCCTGGACCTGCTGCGCAAGCCACTGCTGCACCTGCACACGCAGGCCAACCGCGACCTGCCCTGGGCGGACATCGACTTCGACTTCATGAACCTGAACCAGGCCGCGCATGGCGACCGCGAGTTCGGCTACATCCAGTCACGCCTGGGCATTGCCCGGAAGACGGTCGTCGGGCACGTCTCCAACCCCGAGGTCGCCCGCCAGGTCGGTTCCTGGCAGCGCGCCGCCGCCGGCTGGGCTGCCGTCCGGACCCTGCGGCTGACCCGCTTCGGGGACAACATGCGCAACGTGGCCGTCACCGAGGGCGACAAGACGGAGGCCGAGCTGCGGTTCGGCGTCGCGGTCAACACCTGGTCCGTGAACGAACTCGCCGACGCCGTGCACGGCGCTGCAGAGTCCGACGTCGACGCCCTGGTGGCGGAATACGAGGACCTTTATGACGTGGTGCCGGAGCTCCGCGCAGGCGCGGCCCGGCACGAATCGCTGCGGTACGGCGCCCGGATTGAACTGGGATTGCGCAGCTTCCTGGAGGGCAACGGGTCCGCGGCATTCACCACGTCCTTCGAGGACCTGGGAGCCCTCCGCCAGCTGCCCGGACTGGCGGTGCAGCGGCTCATGGCCGCCGGCTACGGCTTCGGCGCCGAGGGTGACTGGAAGACCGCCATCCTGGTGCGCGCTGCCAAGGTGATGGGTGCCGGCCTGCCCGGCGGGGCCTCCCTGATGGAGGACTACACCTACCACCTGGAACCGGGATCCGAGAAGATCCTGGGCGCCCACATGCTGGAGGTCTGCCCCTCCCTGACCGCGCAGACGCCGCGCCTGGAAATCCACCCGCTGGGCATCGGCGGCAAGGAAGACCCCGTTCGCCTGGTGTTCGACGCTGACGCCTCCCCGGGCGTCGTCGTCGCCCTGTCGGACATGCGGGACCGATTCCGCCTGGTGGCCAACGCCGTCGACGTCGTTCCCCTTGACCAGCCGCTGCCCAACCTGCCCGTGGCCCGTGCCCTGTGGCAGCCCAAGCCGGACTTCGCCACCTCCGCCGCCGCCTGGCTCACCGCCGGCGCCGCGCACCACACCGTCCTCTCCACCCAGGTGGGGATGGATGTGTTCGAGGACTTCGCGGAAATCGCCAGGACCGAACTGCTCACCATCGACGAAGGCACCACCATCCGCCAGTTCAAGAAAGACCTGAACTGGAACGCCGCCTACTACAAGCTGGCCGGGGGGATCTGA
- a CDS encoding LacI family DNA-binding transcriptional regulator: MVRRPRLEDVAELAGVSHQTVSRVVNCHPNVSAGTRERVEAAIAQLGYRRNSAARSLVTRRSQTIGVLASELSQYGPANTLLGVERAARDAGYFVSVAALREVNRDAILAAVRHFLDQSVEGIVVIVPHLEMPAALAELPLGVPVVAVGTTGNDAVGGVKVDQRRGVELAVRHLIGQGHVRIGHVAGPQDWIDAVARADGWRCTLDAAGLEADLMIEGDWSAGSGYAIGRQVAATRRATALFVGNDQMALGVLRALNEAGIKVPEDISVVGFDDQPEAGYFSPPLTVVRQDFEELGRRCMDMMLKALDGMDGPQTLVVEPELVLRSSTAPPS; this comes from the coding sequence ATGGTGCGGCGGCCGAGGCTTGAGGACGTGGCGGAGCTGGCCGGCGTCTCGCACCAGACAGTATCCCGGGTAGTCAACTGCCACCCGAATGTGAGCGCGGGGACCCGTGAGAGGGTGGAGGCGGCGATTGCCCAGCTGGGCTACCGCCGCAACTCCGCTGCCCGGAGCCTGGTCACCCGGCGCTCGCAGACCATCGGGGTGCTGGCCAGCGAACTCTCGCAGTACGGGCCTGCCAACACTTTGCTGGGGGTGGAACGCGCCGCACGGGACGCCGGGTACTTCGTCAGCGTCGCTGCCCTGCGGGAGGTCAACCGTGATGCGATCCTGGCTGCCGTCCGGCACTTCCTGGACCAGTCGGTGGAAGGCATCGTGGTGATTGTTCCGCACCTTGAGATGCCCGCCGCCCTCGCGGAACTGCCCCTTGGAGTGCCTGTGGTGGCCGTGGGGACCACAGGAAACGACGCTGTTGGCGGGGTCAAGGTGGACCAGCGCCGGGGGGTCGAACTGGCCGTGCGGCACCTCATCGGACAGGGCCATGTCCGCATCGGACACGTGGCCGGGCCCCAGGACTGGATTGATGCGGTGGCGCGCGCGGACGGCTGGCGGTGCACCCTGGACGCGGCCGGTCTCGAGGCCGATCTCATGATCGAGGGGGACTGGAGCGCCGGGAGCGGTTATGCCATTGGCCGGCAAGTGGCAGCCACCCGACGTGCCACTGCGCTGTTTGTGGGCAACGACCAGATGGCGCTGGGGGTCCTGCGTGCCTTGAATGAGGCGGGTATCAAGGTACCGGAGGACATATCCGTGGTGGGCTTCGACGACCAGCCCGAAGCCGGCTATTTCAGCCCGCCGCTGACGGTGGTCCGGCAGGACTTCGAAGAACTGGGCCGGCGGTGCATGGACATGATGCTCAAGGCACTGGACGGTATGGACGGGCCGCAGACCCTGGTGGTGGAGCCCGAACTCGTCCTGCGCAGCAGCACCGCTCCGCCCTCCTGA
- a CDS encoding DUF4193 domain-containing protein: MATDYDAPRKQEEESPADSLEALQASRSGNAQTAVIDVDENDTAEGIDLPGADLSNEELTVIVVPEQSDEFTCSSCFLVRHRSQVAREKNGLKYCRDCEG, encoded by the coding sequence ATGGCTACCGATTACGATGCTCCACGCAAGCAGGAAGAAGAGTCGCCCGCTGACTCTCTCGAGGCCCTCCAGGCGTCACGGAGCGGCAACGCGCAGACGGCGGTTATCGATGTTGACGAAAACGACACCGCTGAAGGTATTGACCTGCCCGGCGCCGACCTGTCCAACGAGGAACTGACCGTTATTGTGGTTCCCGAGCAGTCCGACGAGTTCACCTGCTCGTCGTGCTTCCTGGTCCGCCACCGGTCACAGGTTGCACGTGAAAAGAACGGCCTGAAGTACTGCCGCGACTGCGAAGGCTAA